The sequence actcttgcataatgctgtacttcatctTAGTGggtttactgcttcttacaacctgagtggtagaattcatacaaaaggtgcaATTTTGGGGAAAACTAAGGGATTTTAATTGCGCCTTATTGTGTTAAAAATACGGTATACAACAGGTTTTATGTTTatctgtattttacaaagaacctCAAGacaaatgtataataaaattggattttgtgtgaaaatgtttgtGAGATTTTGCAACATTGCTTCAGCTTTGGTAAAACATACCAATATAATGGTATGTTTGTGGTTCAGCGCATGCAGTCATGCAGAAAATGCATGGTACACATTATTATGGTAAATAAGGTAATTTCACAGATGCATGCCACTCAGAAATCTTAGACTAGAGATACACTTGCTAAGTGTTTACATATTTGTCTATGTGCCATATGCATTACTGGAAGCTTCCACTATAGGCTTGAACTCCCTCCTCAAGTCAAGTATGTATTAACTGACAGCAAAATGTTTCACCATGACAGATGCTGATGCTGTATAGCATCTacgataaaataataatactgcacCTCATGTACATGTCACGTTAATTTTTGAGGATGTGCACAACCAACACACCAAATGGACAATGTGAGGCATCCATTATCCTTACACAAAAATGTAAGCTGTTGGATTTGCATGGTATTGTGGGAATTGTCGGTCTCAGGAATCAACTCGAACCTGACTATAGCTGAATAGCTCTGGAAGGGACTGTTACTGAGACCAGGGTAAATAAGCTCAGATGACTCTTTCACTGAATCCACATTGTTGCTCTTAATTAAACCTGTTTAATGAATGCAACTGTGGGGCAGATAAGGGGAAACATGCCAGATGCAACAATGGCTTGTTATAAATAATGAGCTTGAATTCCAGTGGCATGCTAGATGGATGTTGAGCATCTGAAGCAAACAAAGCAGCTTCAGTATTAATGGCTTCTCAGCAAATTTGACCTCTAATTAATTTCATATACACAACATCTAATGAATTCTATAAATATACAAAGAAGTAGTACTAACTGTACATTAATACTAATTTAATGTAGTATACTAAATGTTCCTGAATGCTACAGATACATTGTTCATGTATTTCTTCCATCCTTTGTTCCTCACTGTGATTACCTTAGTGTCGAGTTCACCGTTGGCGACATCCCCATTAATAACTTCCGCATGATCGAGAGACACTACTTCCGTGATCAGCTGCTGAAGAGTTTTGACTTTGAGTTCGGATTCTGCATTCCCAGTAGCAAGAACACCTGCGAGCACATCTACGAGTTTCCCCCACTCTCAGAGGACATCAGTGAGTACTGCACAAGAGAAACGACATATCAGTGGTTAATTATGTATGTAGATCTGtgtgaaaatataataataattattataatgagTCTGTTaagataattatatttaattactttaacattttaacattttaaattacatCTAATAACTTGGTGGCCTATACAATTTCATGCACATACTGGTGTACAAGCAGAGCTTTACTGAGGCATCAGTATTATTGAGACATTCACCAATTACTAGTGATATGTCAAAATCAAAAGTCAGATTTGAACCGATTCATTTGAATcgatacactaatacactaaaaGCCACATGACTATCccaaaacaggttttttttttacgtcacaGTTTAAAAAACGTTTCTAACCTTTCCATGCCTTTAAGTGCATGCATCTGGCCTGAGATCAGAATATTTTGTCGTCCAATGTTTCTAAATAAGCGTTCAAAACTTTGCTCTCATATTAGAACCGTGCTTGTTGTCATAATCATGACACATGACAATATTACCACATTGTAAAAGTGATACAAAGCATTTCAACTGATACAAAGCATTTTGTGTGgagaaaaatcacacacacactacaatgctttattatttattgctcataatttttaaaaccATTAGCATTTGTGAAGTGCAAGGACCTCAAAAAAGAGTCTGCTGTTTGGGATAATTTTGAATTTAAATACAAACAGGTAAATCACCTGATTGCTCACCAGATGTCACTGTGGTGAATAATGATTTAAACATCTCACAAGATCAAATCTTTTTCAgaatcaattggttcatttgattctaTCTTCctaaagccccacttttgccattACTACCAATTACTTCCTAACTCTTGTTCTTTGATGTAAGATGGTGCATGCCAGAAAAACCTACctacaaaatagcaaaaaatagagttttagtaaaaaataaacaaaaacaaacaaaaagaaggtAATCCAAGAACCTAATTAAACAGGTGTTGTTCAAACAAAGCCACAGACAGTATGGAGGGCTCAATAGGTTCAATACACATGAAAGTCAGTACACAACAAAGACTATGACAAAACAAGAGGTATATATAGAGGGGCACACAGGTTGAAACAATCAGGAAATTAGTGCAGACATGTGTCATGTGATGTGTGGAGTAAGAGTCCAAAGCATGCTGGGAAATTGAGTTCTTTAACAATATTTCAGTGTCTGGGATGTTACAGATGTGACAGAGATGGTGATGGTACCAGTGTCGTTTTCTATGTGATCTTGATGATGGTAAATTGGTGACCAGTCTCAAAATCGATGTGATTTAGGGAACTACAGTACTTTGAGTCAGGACATTGTTAAATGAGAAAGCTAAATTAAGAAAAGCAGCAGAATATATGGTGTAATAAACAGAACATACTAAGTGCCttgtatttatagtttatatatagtttatatatagtgtGAGATAGatcatataataaaaaagaaataaaaaagaaatagattATACTTATAATTGACACCAATTTCTTGTTgttgaaacatttaaaatacattggtGTCCAGTTTAAATCAACAGTGTaattgtatgtaaaataaattattattatatgtcaTAAATCATTAGAAAACTAGTCTATATTCGCATGTCTGTGCATACCCAGAGAAGTGTTGCCAATAAAGTAGAATTAGTAAACATTATTTACCTATTGGTAAACATTACTCTAACCTTATTGCCTAATGCCAAGTGTAGGCTAGAGGGGTAAAAAGCTTCCCAGCTTTGAGCTGTGGAgcggtggaactgtgttctctgcaaaGATACTGCTCTATCCTGTACCTTTGGGAAACATTGGGGATATAATCATTCAGTATCCTGActttaataatgctttttttcACTGAATGCTATTAAAATCCTTGATGCAATGCTCCCAAAAAAACAATTAGGCAGCCTTTCCTGGACAATAGAGGCAGTTAATCTGGGGTTTAACTAGTGTGAAGCATGTTAAGATGTAGATTTTGAATCCACCCTGACATTGATTCTGTCTTTTCTTACCTCTTTCTCATTCCAGTGCGCGAGATGATCCTGCACCCTTACGAGACGCAGTCCGACAGCTTCTACTTCGTGGACAACAAGCTTGTCATGCACAACAAAGCAGACTACTCTTACAGCGGAGGCCCTTAGCTCAGCCGGGGCAGCTGACCCAGGCTAATAGTTTGACTGGCAGACTTAAGGCCCACCCACATGCGTTTTTGTGCTCCGATCATGCTCTCCCTTCAATCTGTGTCATTGACAACTGCCTGCTGCGCATTAATGCCTGTCTGAGTGAGACCTAGCCAGTGATTCGACCGTTACGacttctcacacacatacatatcatAAATACGTTCAACACTGCCATCGTTCACAGCACACCAGCAAGAATGGGtacttaaaatgctttattttttagtaaCGTTAGTGAATTCAGAGGTGGGATCCAAATCTATCATACTGTTTTGTATGGGCGACAATGCCAGGGCTTTACTGGTGGCGTTTAGGGCTATAAAAATGACTGATCCAGTGTGTGTATGGGTtaaagagagattgtgtgtgtgtgtgtgtgcgtgcatgtgtgtgtggttgggtgtGTTAGAATACAGGGCACTGATCTGACtgacctgaataaaaaaaaaagattgcattCACTTCTATTCTACAAACAATAAATATTTCCTTTTCTCCCTATTAAATTAAGGTGTGtcagttttcacagttttcagCTTCAGAATATAGAAATTAGAATGCAGGTCTTAACATACAAATATTTCTATTGTGTGATGCTGACAAAACAGTTGATAGAGTACATCTAAAGTTCATTAGACATATTTTGAAGTGTGTTAAATCTGTCACTTTTTCAATGTTAATATGAATGGAATTATTAATctgcacgaaaaaaaaaaaacatagcacatTACGTGAGACCAAAATATACAGAACTGTAATATACCTTTCAGTGAAATCAGACAAATATTATCGTTGTAATCCTGTGCTCTCAAACAAAGAATCTTCCCCTACGTTCCGCAAACTTCAGTGAAATGTTCTTGCTCATGTCCAATTTGTACATCGATTGTTTACTAAGGTAAGAAGGAAACGGGTTCTGTACATAAAATAGATGTACAAAAAGTAGGACAGAGAAAGGAATGAATATGCGTCATAAGCCTTGACATGATTTCCTGTCTGGTTTATGTGGTCTCTTTTGTactttcagaaactgaaggaaagaactgctttttttgtttttcttaagtaAATGCTAGGACTACAGTGATAGACATGAGAGTTAGGATTATGTCTAGTCTCTTTCTCCATCAAGCATTCCTTCTCTCACATAATCTGGTGAGTTATGTCACGTATGGGTGTTAGAGTAAATAGCAGAGAGTAGGTTTACCATTTTATCAAGGATGTGTCGTATCCATGATCATGATCCATTTATTTGTAGTGCAACAAAGGTGCATTTAGGAGATTCAGTTAAGAAACCTTGTCTGTTTTTTGCTTTCTCAGTTAAACGGATGCCCTCGATGACTCTGCTCAGACCACAAGAGTCGAGGTGGATGAACTTGAATAATGTTTCTAGTTTAAAATTGTAACAGCTTTATTTATGATTGTGATTTACTGTACATGATTTTGagaaaaaacaaactgaaaatgTGTACATTTTTGGACAGTTCAGATGCCAGTCTGGAATATaagagaaataaatgtatatgtgaattttttaattttttgaatATGTCTTTCCTCATTGTTGTCCGTTTTGGTTTGTATGAGAAAaaatattagtatttacaaaCTACAAAACAAGTAGACATCTCTCATACCAAACTTATTCAAGCATATTGAcactaaatgtaattatatattattaactgcATTAAATGAAGCATCGAAAGCATTAATGGTATTGTATATATCCCCTCTGCAATTCCTTAACCCTCCTCAGTTTGAATATGTACATCAAAATTTACATCAAAATTACTGTGTAATTGAattatgtttaacacttttaaagaaACAACTGACAAGCTGTAATGAAGCTCTTAAAAGTGAACAAGAAACACAATGAAACCATAGGTTTATATCttagttttattaatatttcCCCGTTATTGAGGCACTTTCTAGTACATTTCCCCTCTCAGCACTACAGCACCATCAGTTTGGGGAAGGGGAGGGCctcgcatgcctcctctgataacTGTGAAGCCTGCAGCAGCACTGCTTTGAACTACCTGCCATGCAGTGTTGTCAGGCATTCCCTGGAGAACCGACTGCTACACCAGTTCTGTTCTCATCTGAATATTCAATTCCATAATCTTTTAAAAGGcctttctgtttgtgtgttttcagaAAGGCAGAAAAAGGGAAtgaataaatagtaataaatatagATGTTGAGAATTTGAGAGTGTTTCTTCATTATTGCAGCGAGCAGAGGAGCAGGTGCTGGAGCCCTGATAGATGTTAAATTTATCCTTTTGGACAACATGCATTTTACTTGCTTTTCACCTTCCTCTCTCTGCCTCCTCATCACTGCCGTATTCAGTCACAAAGTTCTGCTGGTAAGCTCATGGTGCTCCATGTGTGACGTTGGCCCATGAGGGGAAGGTGTCCAGTCGGAACATGGCTGCTCCCCATGTGTTAATTCCCAGGTTGATGCACAGGATTCCTATAATGTTTAATATGAAGCCAGCCTTTGCCTTtggaaagaggaaaaaacacagtTAACCTTCCATCAGCCATGTAAGCATTATAGCATAAGAACAAAATTTCTAGgttttaaatattttcaaatGTGTCCCTGGCCAAGCTGGTCAAGCTGGAGAATCAGTTTGGCTCTTTACCAGTATCGGCCATGTTTTTCCTGCAGTTTGGGAGTTTAGCTGGTTCACAGCCATGATGAATCTGACCAAGCTGAACAACCAGTTTGACTAAGCTTGATCTTGCTGACTGATTAGCATGACAAGCAAGACCAAGTTCTATATTTTCGTTATTTGGATATTTTCCTGTTGAAAAAACAGCGTAGATAGTTTAAACTGGTTAATCTGGTTGACTAGCTTAGATCTTGGCCAGCCAAAAAATAACCAGTTTGACCAGTGCCAGCAAGCTGGTTGCCCCATCACCCTATTGCTGTGACTCCCAGCATGACCAGTAAGACCAAGTTTATTTCCAAGTTTAAAGGGGAAAAAAGGAACTAAATTCAGGATTTGCAGGTATAGACCTTTGGACCCCACTGTAAATGGTGGTGGTTCAGTCactatttatttaagtttattactGGTATTAAATTGCATGTAGCTGTTTTGAAACTGGTCCTATCTATACCTATTCCTATGCTGATcaactaaaaattaaaatacatgacAATaggtttacttttttttacagttgaaaCTACAGAAAAGACActtcagatataaaaaaaaaacagatgaagtCTCTTTACCATGTCCAGGACTTTGAGGGTGCCGTAGGAGAAGGCAATAGCATTGGGTGGAGTGGCAACCGGTAGCATGAAGGCCAGTGAGGCGCAGATGGTGCAGGGCAGCATGACGTACAGCGGGTGGAGCTCAATAGCTGTGGCCTGAAGGAGAGACACAGCAAACACCCAGTATCAGTCAGATGAAGCTTTTAATATTGTCTATTGTGGAGCTACAGGAAGTGACCTCTTGTTCTTTCCACAATATTCACTCACTAACTAATCAGGTGTCCCTGGGTATTGTTAATGTTTTATCCTGGATTTCAGCATGTTGACAATAATAAAGTGGGTTAGGCCAATAATAGTGGGTTTAGCCTGAATCACTCTAAATTTTATAATACACAATGTTGTATAATGGTATAAGATAATCCTCAGAAAGGAATGCTGTATCAATTGTATAGGTAAGTTAAGCACTCATGCAATATGTTTTAATTTAACTCACAACCTTATTAGCAATATAATGTGGTCACAAACTGCATCTACCAGTGGCAAACATAGCACTTGCTAAGTTGTGGTTTTGTGAGTCAGATTCAGagctatttatattgtttattactTAGATTTACATCTGCTGACAATACTattctttatatacagctctggaaagaataagagactacataaaaatgatgagtttctttgattttaccaaattgaaagccactctaaaatataatcaagaggaagccatcacatttctgcaccaggagtgtcataaagttatccaaaagtagtgtaaaagactggtggaggagaacatgccaagatgcatgaaaactgtgattaaaaaccagggttattccaccaaatattgatttctgaactcttaaaactttatgaatatgaatttgcattattctttgcgttatttgcggtctgaaagctctgcatcatttttgttattttacccaTTTCTCAATTTGTGCAAATAATGCTgtaaatggcaatatttgtatttagaatttgggagaaatgctgcacaaagtttatagaataaaataacaatgttaattttactcaaacatatatacctatacacagcaaaattagagaaactgatacatttttaaaagctGAGGTGTTGTAATGTGTCCATATCCTAGAATGATCTTACCATGGAGGCGAGGATGGGCAGGAAGAGGGTGGTTGTTGCCGTGTTGCTGGAGCACTCGGTGAAGGTTCCCACCAGCAGGCAGAGTATCAGGGAGATGGCGAAGGGTGGGATACTTTTCAGAGGAGCCAGGCTCTCACCCAGCCACACCGACAGCCCAGATACCTATATAACACAAACAAAAaggacacttttttttattaaggtgcTTCACATGGTTCTTTGATTGATGCCATAGAACAAGTAGAAGTTttgtgctccctctctctctgtatttggtAAAATTTTCCATCTTCCATACCTCACTACCGCTGGCCAATGCGAATCCACCTCCCAACAGAAGGACGATGTTCCAGGGCATGCGCTCATGAACCACCTTCCATTGCAGCAGAGCTGGGGGAGCCGTTGGCTTTGGCCTCTCAGAAGTTTCTTCTTCTGCAGACAAGACACAAGCTCAGTTTCAATTCATCTGTTTAAGCAGTTTACACAACTGTATTAAACTGAGTATCCAGGATTAATCTAGTCTTATGTTATTGTAACATtctgttttgtttgttctttCCATTGTCCGTACCTTCATTATCCACGGCATTGCACATGCTCAGTGGCAGTTGAGAGGGAATGATGAAGAACAGCATTGACATAAGAATGGCTACAGTGCCATCAGTCACGAACCTGTAACAgaaacatagaaaatgaatgactGAACAATAGTGTAGGTTTAAAAAACAAAGGagcattaatttatattaatctgATATACTGATATAGAGTGCCTTAATTCTAAAGGAAAAATATCACTCCCCACCACTTGAGGGCATGATAATCTTGGCCTGTTTGTGGAGAACTAGCTTCCAGCGaattttataaactctgatttaatCCTAATTGATTAAACTGATCATGTACATCAGtcctaaatatttaattacccatttttttctcaaaaaagtTTTGATGATGCCATTtggcattttattgatttaatgaGACTCTAATAAACAAAATTGCTGATAAACTGTATAATATGACTGATTTTAGtactgttgatgtgcagtgcagctatcttggattctgaactcagggTTGGCAAGGCTTCTCAAACATTCCAAATAAGTAAATTTGACAAATTTCAATTGAAATGGCCTACTTGGAACTTAAAAACGTAAAAATTATGTCATATTCGCACTTACTGTCCTTTCCTGTTGAGTTCAGCAGCCCATCCTGGCATGAAGCCTGGCTCTCTGGTGAACCACAGCACCACCAAACCCAGGAAGACGGTGAGCACTGCGGCTTCAGCGAACTTCATCTTGCCCAGCTTTTTGTATTCCTCTTTCATCACTTTATAGGCCTCCCGGTCCCCTTCATTCTTTGTGCCGCAGCCAAATGACTTCTTAAAGCTGAGGATACAACAATAAAGTCGTTGGGCATAATTGAcattttcttctttaaaaaaattgtaaaatgtgtacttaaaataaacaaaataaaaattaaaaaaacatacatatattttcaTAGTAAACTAGTTTTTAATATTGAAAAATGATTATTTAACTTCATAGCAATACTAAAACCAATACTGAAACATTTTGGCTATATTTGGCAATTAAATTATACATCCTTTATGAAGTTATGTTTATATGCAGAATAATTACCTTTCCTATAGTGTACACAATCTTACCTACCATAGAATATCagtaagcctgtcacaataacaatattttgtggaCGATATTTCATCACaggaattattgcgataaacaatactATTGCCATTTTAAGATCATAAATTGAATGCCATGAACACcatgattatcaaaaattattgagagcatgtccatttattgtacgataaatcgataatgtaattatcgtgacaggcctaaatatCAGTTTACCACTACTGTGGTCCATAAATGTTTGAGAATGCTATGATGCTGCATTAGCAGTAGCTGGATTAGCCAGATACACTTATAtgtcaaatgtcatgggatagttTAAACAATATATCATTAGGTGATACTTTAGGGGACACCTACATTTGTTGTTTGTCATTAGTTTTGAGGcgttgtcttgtgagtgaggttaaacactgccCAGCACACTCATTGCAAGGCTCGGAGAAATAACTTTCTGATTGCTATGGGAATACCAAAGCCAAACCTGTTACCCTCTGTTATGCCCTGCTGTCCTTAAAATGCCCATTTCTAAAATGaaactgaatgtctattttctgactGTTTGCCATGTGGAATCCAATGCACCATATCTTATTTAGAAATCATGTATTCTCCATTAATATACAGCACATGGTGTTGAAGGTGTGATATTATCAGATGTTTCTAAAATAAACTATTTGCTGAAAGAATTTCTGTCACAAACACAGAAAAAGCAACTCACTTTAAGCCCAGATACATGCACTGCAGCCAGAGCCAGGAGAGGAGAAGCATCAGCACCATGTTGGGGAAGGCGAAGCCAAACCAGCTGGCAAAATTGATTACATCAGGGTTCTCTGGGAAGATGCTGCAGAGATGAAAATCTAGTTGGTTAGGAGGAAATTCTCAAAAGCTGACCAAAAGCAAGGTTATCTTAAGAGACTTACTCGTCCATCTGGCCTTTGAGGATGAGGTTTGGTGTTGTCCCTGTGAGGGTGGCAGTTCCACCAATGCTGGCAGAGTAGCACACGCTCAGGCTCATGCCTTTATTAAGCAGGAGATACTTCTCCTCTCGAGCCTTCCTCCGGCTCTCTAAAGCTGAATCCCATCCATTTTCTACACTGGAGACTTCATCTGTAAGGATGTAAATGAGTCACAGTTTAAGCTGTTTTTTACCATCCTGGTCTTTTAAAAGCCTGGAATTGATCAACATTGTTAAAGAGAAATTATGGATTTTATCAGCTATATAGGGCAGCATTCTTTGATTCTTTTTGAGAATTATTTTTTGAGAATTTGTATTAAACCTATGATACATATCTAACACTCCCCCAAGTCCAGTGTTTCAGGCCATACAAACATTGTTACTTGGCTCTTCTAAAGCAGGAGTAGACTAAAACATCACTGTGATG comes from Astyanax mexicanus isolate ESR-SI-001 chromosome 17, AstMex3_surface, whole genome shotgun sequence and encodes:
- the slc13a2 gene encoding solute carrier family 13 member 2 gives rise to the protein MPSNRNSQVCRLLKEIGGLLWSYRNYLIIFITPLVFLPLPIVIPTSEAKCGYVIIVMALYWCTECMPLAMTALLPVILFPMLGIMESGKVCVLYLKDSNMLFIGGLLVAIAVEHWNLHKRIALKVLLIVGVRPALLMLGFMSVTAFLSMWISNTATTAMMLPIAQAVLEQLSNTEAESDEREVKEGRENQAFEMSEVTTSKLPLDNLNEKQWPYEVSSVENGWDSALESRRKAREEKYLLLNKGMSLSVCYSASIGGTATLTGTTPNLILKGQMDDIFPENPDVINFASWFGFAFPNMVLMLLLSWLWLQCMYLGLNFKKSFGCGTKNEGDREAYKVMKEEYKKLGKMKFAEAAVLTVFLGLVVLWFTREPGFMPGWAAELNRKGQFVTDGTVAILMSMLFFIIPSQLPLSMCNAVDNEEEETSERPKPTAPPALLQWKVVHERMPWNIVLLLGGGFALASGSEVSGLSVWLGESLAPLKSIPPFAISLILCLLVGTFTECSSNTATTTLFLPILASMATAIELHPLYVMLPCTICASLAFMLPVATPPNAIAFSYGTLKVLDMAKAGFILNIIGILCINLGINTWGAAMFRLDTFPSWANVTHGAP